One segment of Sinorhizobium sp. BG8 DNA contains the following:
- a CDS encoding DUF2867 domain-containing protein yields the protein MQADLLSPLPSADWRDRFEGDFREGGLAPIDAAYRLLENPPSWIRGLMFLRNRMVALVGLRSVEMKAGASAGGFPVIEATPHRAVLGFDDRHLDFRIVVDTRQGAVGQIIGVTTLVHRKNLLGRVYLLFVGPLHKRIVPATLRPFCTNVRSA from the coding sequence GTGCAAGCCGATCTCCTCTCCCCACTTCCCTCAGCCGACTGGCGTGACCGTTTCGAAGGCGATTTTCGCGAGGGCGGCCTGGCGCCGATCGATGCGGCGTACCGGCTGTTGGAAAATCCGCCCTCGTGGATTCGTGGACTGATGTTTCTCAGAAACCGCATGGTGGCACTTGTCGGCCTGAGGTCCGTGGAGATGAAGGCAGGGGCGAGTGCAGGCGGTTTTCCAGTGATCGAGGCAACGCCGCACAGGGCGGTGCTCGGGTTCGATGACCGTCATCTGGATTTCCGAATCGTAGTCGACACGAGGCAGGGTGCTGTCGGCCAGATCATCGGTGTCACGACACTGGTCCACCGCAAGAACCTGCTCGGCCGGGTCTACCTGTTGTTCGTCGGCCCGCTGCACAAGCGCATCGTTCCCGCCACCCTGCGCCCGTTTTGCACGAATGTGCGGTCTGCCTGA
- a CDS encoding tyrosine recombinase XerC has product MDQLLIIADSELMAERQVWLDALAEERRLSENTLTAYERDTRQFLGFLTGHLAGPAKLRDIRELRPADLRAFLASRRRDGAGARTLGRGLAGLRSFLRHLERKGLVNAAGAAAVRSPKQPKSLPKPLTDRQALAVVDSGEQLADEPWVSQRNAAVLALLYGCGLRISEALSLTPADFSGTPTSLRIVGKGNKTRIVPLIEAARKGVTDYIALCPFQLAAEGPLFRGARGGPLRAAIIQREMQKLRSALGLPDTATPHALRHSFATHLLAGGGDLRTIQELLGHASLSTTQVYTGVDSARLLEIYDRAHPRA; this is encoded by the coding sequence ATGGATCAACTGCTAATCATCGCGGATTCGGAGCTCATGGCGGAGCGGCAGGTCTGGCTTGACGCTCTCGCCGAGGAACGCCGCCTGTCGGAAAACACGCTGACGGCCTATGAGCGAGATACCCGGCAGTTCCTCGGCTTTCTGACGGGTCATCTGGCGGGGCCGGCGAAACTTCGCGACATCCGCGAACTGCGCCCTGCCGACCTTCGTGCGTTTCTTGCTTCTCGCCGGCGCGACGGAGCGGGCGCGCGTACGCTCGGCCGCGGCCTTGCGGGCCTGCGTTCCTTCCTCCGCCATCTCGAAAGAAAGGGTCTCGTCAATGCAGCGGGTGCAGCGGCGGTCCGCTCGCCGAAGCAACCCAAATCACTACCGAAGCCGCTGACCGACCGGCAGGCGCTCGCCGTGGTCGATTCCGGCGAACAGCTGGCCGACGAACCCTGGGTCAGCCAGAGGAATGCCGCCGTTCTTGCCCTTCTCTATGGCTGCGGCTTGCGAATTTCGGAGGCTTTATCGCTGACGCCAGCGGATTTTTCCGGCACGCCCACTTCGCTGCGCATCGTCGGCAAGGGCAACAAGACGAGAATCGTTCCTTTGATCGAGGCGGCGCGCAAGGGCGTGACGGATTACATCGCCCTCTGCCCGTTCCAGCTGGCGGCCGAAGGGCCACTGTTCAGGGGAGCGCGCGGCGGACCACTCCGGGCGGCGATCATACAGCGCGAAATGCAGAAGTTACGCAGTGCACTCGGCCTTCCCGATACCGCCACGCCGCACGCGCTGCGCCATTCTTTCGCGACGCATCTGCTAGCAGGCGGTGGCGATCTGCGAACCATCCAGGAACTGCTCGGGCATGCAAGCCTCTCGACAACGCAGGTCTATACCGGTGTTGATTCCGCACGGCTGCTGGAGATCTACGACCGCGCCCATCCGCGTGCGTGA
- the atpA gene encoding F0F1 ATP synthase subunit alpha, whose protein sequence is MDIRAAEISAILKDQIKNFGKEAEVSEVGQVLSVGDGIARVYGLDNVQAGEMVEFPGGIRGMALNLESDNVGVVIFGSDRDIKEGDIVKRTGAIVDVPVGPELLGRVVDALGNPIDGKGPINAKQRARVDVKAPGIIPRKSVHEPMSTGLKAIDALIPVGRGQRELVIGDRQTGKTAIILDTILNQKAIHDNGPEGDKLYCVYVAIGQKRSTVAQFVKVLEERGALQYSIIVAATASDPAPMQYIAPFAGCAMGEYFRDNGKHALIGYDDLSKQAVSYRQMSLLLRRPPGREAYPGDVFYLHSRLLERAAKLNDDNGAGSLTALPVIETQGNDVSAFIPTNVISITDGQIFLETDLFYQGIRPAVNVGLSVSRVGSAAQIKAMKQVAGSIKGELAQYREMAAFAQFGSDLDAATQRLLNRGARLTELLKQPQFSPLKTEEQVAVIFAGVNGYLDKLPVNQVGKFEQGLLTYMRSEGKDILEAIRKDKAISDDIKGKLKAALDAFAKSFA, encoded by the coding sequence ATGGATATCCGCGCCGCGGAAATTTCCGCAATTCTCAAAGATCAGATCAAAAACTTCGGCAAGGAGGCAGAAGTCTCCGAAGTCGGCCAGGTGCTTTCCGTCGGTGACGGTATTGCCCGCGTCTACGGACTCGACAATGTGCAGGCCGGCGAAATGGTCGAATTCCCGGGCGGAATTCGCGGCATGGCGCTGAACCTTGAATCCGACAACGTCGGTGTCGTTATCTTCGGCTCCGACCGCGACATCAAGGAAGGCGACATCGTCAAGCGGACCGGTGCCATCGTGGACGTTCCGGTTGGTCCGGAGCTGCTCGGCCGCGTGGTCGACGCGCTCGGCAACCCGATCGACGGCAAGGGCCCGATCAATGCCAAGCAGCGCGCACGCGTCGACGTCAAGGCGCCGGGCATCATCCCGCGCAAGTCGGTGCATGAGCCCATGTCTACCGGCCTCAAGGCCATCGACGCTCTCATCCCGGTCGGCCGTGGTCAGCGCGAGCTCGTCATCGGCGACCGCCAGACCGGCAAGACCGCGATCATTCTCGACACGATCCTGAACCAGAAGGCTATCCACGACAACGGACCGGAAGGCGACAAGCTTTACTGCGTTTACGTCGCTATCGGCCAGAAGCGTTCGACGGTTGCCCAGTTCGTGAAGGTTCTCGAAGAGCGCGGCGCTCTGCAGTACTCGATCATCGTTGCTGCGACCGCTTCGGACCCTGCTCCGATGCAGTACATCGCACCGTTCGCCGGCTGCGCGATGGGCGAATACTTCCGCGACAACGGCAAGCACGCCCTCATCGGCTATGACGACCTGTCCAAGCAGGCCGTTTCCTACCGCCAGATGTCGCTCCTGCTGCGCCGTCCGCCGGGCCGCGAAGCCTATCCGGGCGACGTTTTCTACCTGCACTCCCGCCTGCTCGAGCGCGCTGCAAAGCTGAACGACGACAACGGCGCTGGCTCGCTGACCGCTCTGCCGGTCATCGAAACGCAGGGCAACGACGTTTCCGCATTCATCCCGACCAACGTGATCTCGATCACCGACGGCCAGATCTTCCTCGAAACGGACCTGTTCTACCAGGGTATCCGCCCGGCCGTTAACGTCGGTCTGTCGGTTTCCCGCGTGGGATCGGCCGCTCAGATCAAGGCGATGAAGCAGGTCGCAGGCTCGATCAAGGGTGAACTCGCCCAGTATCGCGAAATGGCCGCCTTTGCCCAGTTCGGTTCGGACCTCGACGCTGCGACGCAGCGCCTGCTGAACCGTGGTGCACGACTGACCGAACTCCTGAAGCAGCCGCAGTTCTCGCCGCTGAAGACGGAAGAGCAGGTCGCGGTGATCTTCGCCGGCGTGAACGGCTACCTCGACAAGCTGCCTGTCAACCAGGTTGGCAAGTTCGAGCAGGGCCTGCTCACCTACATGCGTTCCGAAGGCAAGGACATTCTCGAAGCTATCCGCAAGGACAAGGCCATCAGCGACGACATCAAGGGCAAGCTCAAGGCTGCGCTCGATGCTTTCGCCAAATCCTTCGCCTGA
- a CDS encoding 1-acyl-sn-glycerol-3-phosphate acyltransferase: protein MTRRDSATMIGHFADTLALVSQGQPGHIVDTLIAERGARIVRHPMWPALRPFVYTILNYRRAIEFADAVANLPGYQAFEFLSDILGLEIAVRNEERIPKTGGFLLVSNHPTGIADGVAVFDLLKRRRPDMMFFANRDAIRVNPRIVEMVIPVEWRDEHKSKLKTRETLQITNRAISDGKAAILFPSGRIAYWAEGRLKERPWKTSVVTLARKHDLPILPIHMKARNSGLFYWLAKWSTELRDMTVFHELLNKKGNRFEFTVGNLIPPDKLDGDPVDITRALERHSVFELARDPHTPFAVR from the coding sequence ATGACAAGGCGCGATTCGGCAACGATGATCGGACACTTCGCTGACACCCTCGCGCTCGTCTCGCAAGGCCAGCCGGGTCATATCGTGGATACGCTCATCGCCGAGCGCGGCGCGCGCATCGTGCGACATCCGATGTGGCCGGCCTTGAGGCCGTTCGTCTACACGATCCTCAACTACCGGCGTGCGATCGAATTTGCGGATGCGGTGGCGAACCTGCCGGGATACCAGGCTTTCGAATTCCTGAGTGATATTCTTGGCCTCGAGATCGCGGTTCGCAATGAAGAGCGGATCCCGAAGACGGGTGGATTTCTTCTCGTGAGCAATCATCCGACCGGCATAGCGGACGGAGTGGCCGTCTTCGACCTGCTCAAGCGTCGGCGCCCGGACATGATGTTCTTCGCCAATCGCGACGCCATCCGCGTCAATCCGCGGATCGTAGAGATGGTCATTCCGGTGGAGTGGCGGGATGAGCACAAGAGCAAGCTGAAAACCCGCGAGACGCTGCAGATCACCAACCGGGCGATTTCGGACGGCAAGGCTGCCATCCTGTTTCCCTCCGGGCGAATTGCCTACTGGGCCGAAGGGCGGCTCAAGGAGCGGCCGTGGAAGACCTCGGTCGTGACACTTGCCCGCAAGCATGACCTGCCAATCCTGCCTATCCATATGAAGGCCCGCAATTCGGGGCTCTTCTACTGGCTGGCGAAGTGGTCCACGGAACTGCGCGACATGACCGTCTTCCACGAGCTTCTGAACAAGAAGGGTAACCGCTTCGAATTCACCGTCGGCAACCTCATCCCGCCCGACAAACTCGATGGTGACCCGGTGGACATCACCCGCGCACTCGAGCGCCACAGCGTCTTCGAACTCGCGCGCGATCCGCACACGCCGTTTGCCGTGCGATAG
- a CDS encoding TraB/GumN family protein gives MVSYVHRGRAAVANGLAEATLWLMAGLHVLAALSFVAVLFAAAQADAAEEPASCGGANILAEIQESDPAMYQRLVEEAGAAPNGKGIFWKVEKEGTAPSYLLGTMHVTDPRVLAMPEAARSAYAAASTVVIESDEIADEKKAATALLAHPELTMFMDGRTITDLLDKHDVEVLSAGLKKRGLSLAAVSRMKPWMLASFVALPACELARKAAGASFLDQKLAKDAIADGKTLKGLETLLEQISSLDSLPLEPQLEGLVQTVALGDQLNDVIETMSQLYLAGDIGMIMPMMRAAVAEDEDGTGYADFEQRIIIDRNHRMAERGAPILDGGNVFMAVGALHLPGEEGLIELFRKQGFVITRVQ, from the coding sequence ATGGTCAGCTATGTTCATCGGGGTCGGGCGGCCGTGGCAAACGGCCTGGCGGAAGCCACACTGTGGCTGATGGCGGGGCTTCACGTTCTGGCCGCTCTATCGTTCGTCGCGGTCCTTTTCGCCGCGGCCCAAGCTGACGCCGCTGAAGAACCCGCAAGCTGCGGTGGCGCGAACATCCTCGCCGAAATTCAGGAAAGCGATCCGGCGATGTATCAGCGCCTCGTCGAGGAGGCCGGCGCCGCGCCAAACGGCAAGGGCATTTTCTGGAAGGTCGAGAAGGAGGGCACGGCCCCGTCGTACCTGCTTGGAACAATGCACGTCACGGACCCACGCGTCCTGGCGATGCCCGAGGCCGCACGCAGCGCCTATGCAGCCGCGTCGACGGTCGTCATCGAATCCGATGAGATCGCCGACGAGAAGAAGGCCGCGACCGCGCTGCTCGCGCATCCGGAACTCACGATGTTCATGGATGGGCGGACCATCACCGATCTCCTCGACAAGCACGACGTGGAAGTGCTTTCCGCGGGCCTGAAGAAGCGCGGGCTCTCGCTCGCTGCCGTTTCCCGGATGAAACCATGGATGCTCGCGAGCTTCGTAGCACTTCCGGCCTGCGAGCTCGCACGCAAAGCAGCCGGCGCATCCTTCCTCGACCAGAAGCTCGCGAAGGACGCGATAGCCGACGGCAAGACGCTGAAGGGTCTCGAAACGCTGCTGGAGCAAATCTCATCGCTGGACTCGCTGCCCCTGGAGCCGCAGCTCGAGGGCCTGGTTCAGACGGTAGCGCTCGGAGACCAGTTGAACGACGTGATCGAGACCATGAGCCAACTCTATCTCGCCGGCGATATCGGGATGATCATGCCGATGATGCGTGCGGCGGTGGCCGAGGATGAGGATGGCACCGGCTATGCAGACTTCGAGCAGCGCATCATCATCGATCGCAACCATCGGATGGCCGAACGGGGCGCGCCGATTCTCGACGGCGGAAATGTCTTCATGGCCGTCGGCGCATTGCACCTGCCTGGCGAAGAGGGCCTGATCGAGCTGTTTCGCAAACAGGGTTTCGTGATCACCAGGGTCCAATAG
- a CDS encoding DUF4345 domain-containing protein, whose product MEFYVPTETGEFLAFSAAVVTALIGLLGLFAPGLALRLSGLELRDSNSEGLAAARSIGGFHAGLAIAALLLAQSWIYLAMGGAFALAAFGRILSMMSDRSFGVKSLILLFVQGILAGLPLAYVFGFL is encoded by the coding sequence ATGGAATTCTACGTGCCGACGGAAACCGGTGAATTCCTGGCGTTTTCGGCGGCGGTGGTGACTGCGCTTATCGGGCTCCTCGGTCTCTTCGCGCCCGGTCTCGCCTTGCGGTTGAGCGGTCTGGAGCTGAGGGACAGCAACAGCGAAGGGCTTGCAGCCGCGCGCTCGATCGGCGGGTTCCATGCAGGGCTTGCGATTGCCGCACTTCTTCTGGCGCAAAGCTGGATCTACCTCGCCATGGGCGGCGCTTTCGCCCTCGCGGCGTTCGGTCGCATCCTCTCGATGATGTCGGACCGCTCGTTCGGCGTGAAGAGCCTCATCCTCCTCTTCGTCCAAGGCATATTGGCGGGTCTGCCGCTTGCCTACGTCTTCGGATTCCTTTGA
- a CDS encoding F0F1 ATP synthase subunit delta — MPVADTSQLISGVAERYASSLFELALEAGSAESVGAELDRIQAMIDESADFKRLILSPVFSAEDQLKAISAIAAKAGIKGLVDNFLKVVASNRRLFVLSGIIKAYRVIAARHRGEIAADVTSAHALTAAQTNELKAALKGVTGKDVTVNVTLDPSILGGLIVKVGSRQIDTSLRTKLSTLKLALKEVG; from the coding sequence GTGCCCGTGGCAGACACATCCCAGCTTATTTCCGGTGTTGCAGAGAGATATGCGTCCTCGCTTTTCGAACTCGCGCTTGAAGCTGGCTCGGCCGAGAGCGTCGGTGCGGAGCTCGATCGCATCCAGGCCATGATCGACGAGAGCGCAGATTTCAAGCGCCTCATCCTCAGCCCGGTTTTTTCTGCTGAAGATCAGCTGAAAGCTATTTCGGCAATTGCGGCAAAGGCCGGCATCAAGGGTCTCGTCGACAATTTCCTCAAGGTGGTAGCCTCCAATCGCCGCCTGTTTGTCCTTTCCGGAATCATCAAGGCCTATCGCGTGATCGCAGCCCGCCATCGTGGCGAAATTGCTGCGGACGTGACCTCGGCCCATGCGCTGACCGCGGCGCAGACGAACGAATTGAAGGCGGCGCTCAAGGGCGTCACCGGCAAAGACGTGACTGTTAACGTCACCCTCGACCCCTCGATTCTCGGTGGGCTGATCGTCAAGGTCGGTTCCCGTCAGATCGATACTTCCCTTCGCACCAAACTCTCTACCCTTAAGCTTGCACTGAAAGAGGTCGGCTGA
- a CDS encoding F0F1 ATP synthase subunit gamma, with amino-acid sequence MPSLKDLKNRIASVKATQKITKAMKMVAAAKLRRAQEAAEAARPYSQRMSSVLANIAQAVGQDESAPRLMTGTGKDDVHLLVVCTAERGLCGGFNSQIARLARDHTRKLLANGKTVKIICVGKKGFDILRREFASLIIDRVDLREVKRIGFGNADVIGRKVIGLFEKGEFDVCTLFYSEFKSVIAQIPTAQQLIPASAGEAVAQDNASAIYDYEPDAAAILSDLIPRNISVQIFRALLENVAGEMGAKMSAMDNATRNAGEMINKLTLSYNRQRQAQITKELIEIISGAEAL; translated from the coding sequence ATGCCTTCACTTAAGGATCTGAAAAACCGGATCGCCTCCGTCAAGGCGACGCAGAAGATCACCAAGGCGATGAAAATGGTCGCCGCGGCGAAGCTTCGGCGTGCGCAGGAGGCGGCCGAGGCCGCGCGGCCCTATTCGCAGCGCATGAGTTCTGTTCTGGCCAACATCGCTCAGGCGGTCGGCCAGGACGAGAGCGCTCCGCGCCTGATGACGGGTACCGGCAAGGACGACGTGCACCTGCTCGTCGTCTGCACGGCTGAACGCGGTCTTTGCGGCGGTTTCAACTCGCAGATCGCCCGCCTCGCCCGTGACCACACGCGCAAGCTTCTGGCGAACGGCAAGACGGTCAAGATCATCTGCGTCGGCAAGAAGGGCTTCGATATCCTTCGCCGCGAATTTGCGTCGCTGATCATTGACCGTGTCGATCTTCGCGAAGTGAAGCGCATCGGTTTCGGCAACGCGGATGTCATCGGCCGCAAGGTGATCGGGCTCTTCGAAAAGGGCGAGTTCGACGTCTGCACGCTGTTCTATTCCGAGTTCAAGTCGGTCATCGCGCAGATCCCGACGGCTCAGCAGTTGATCCCGGCATCCGCCGGCGAAGCTGTTGCGCAGGACAATGCCTCGGCGATCTACGACTACGAGCCGGATGCTGCAGCGATCCTCAGCGATCTCATCCCGCGCAACATTTCCGTTCAGATCTTCCGGGCCTTGCTCGAGAACGTCGCCGGTGAAATGGGTGCCAAGATGAGCGCCATGGACAACGCGACACGTAATGCCGGTGAGATGATCAATAAGCTGACGCTCAGCTACAACCGCCAGCGTCAGGCTCAGATCACCAAGGAACTCATCGAAATCATCTCGGGCGCTGAAGCGCTCTAA
- the atpD gene encoding F0F1 ATP synthase subunit beta: MAKAATPKETAAEKKPAAPRKTATAKAASTVSSVSAKGATGRVTQVIGAVVDVAFEGGLPLILNALETDNHGNRLVLEVAQHLGENTVRTIAMDSTEGLVRGQAVTDTGAPISVPVGDETLGRIMNVIGEPVDEAGPLVTASKRAIHQDAPAYVEQSTEAQILVTGIKVVDLLAPYAKGGKIGLFGGAGVGKTVLIMELINNVAKAHGGYSVFAGVGERTREGNDLYHEMIESGVNKHGGGEGSKAALVYGQMNEPPGARARVALTGLTIAEDFRDKGQDVLFFVDNIFRFTQAGSEVSALLGRIPSAVGYQPTLATDMGQMQERITTTTKGSITSVQAIYVPADDLTDPAPATSFAHLDATTVLSRSIAEKGIYPAVDPLDSTSRMLDPMIVGEEHYEVSRKVQTTLQRYKSLQDIIAILGMDELSEDDKLAVARARKIERFLSQPFFVAEVFTGSPGKLVALEDTIKGFKGLVNGEYDHLPEAAFYMVGSIEEAVEKAKKLAAEAA, translated from the coding sequence ATGGCTAAGGCAGCTACCCCGAAAGAAACCGCGGCGGAAAAGAAGCCCGCTGCACCGCGCAAGACGGCAACTGCTAAGGCCGCTTCCACCGTATCGTCGGTCAGCGCCAAGGGCGCAACCGGCCGCGTGACGCAGGTCATCGGCGCCGTCGTCGACGTGGCGTTCGAAGGTGGACTGCCGCTCATCCTGAACGCGCTGGAAACCGACAACCACGGCAACCGCTTGGTTCTCGAAGTCGCCCAGCACCTCGGCGAGAACACCGTCCGCACGATCGCCATGGACTCGACCGAAGGTCTCGTCCGCGGCCAGGCCGTCACCGACACCGGCGCACCGATCTCGGTACCGGTCGGCGACGAAACGCTCGGCCGTATCATGAACGTCATCGGCGAGCCCGTCGATGAAGCCGGTCCGCTGGTCACCGCTTCCAAGCGTGCGATCCACCAGGACGCTCCGGCCTACGTTGAGCAGTCCACGGAAGCACAGATCCTCGTCACCGGCATCAAGGTCGTCGACCTTCTCGCTCCGTATGCAAAGGGTGGCAAGATCGGCCTCTTCGGCGGTGCAGGCGTCGGCAAGACCGTTCTCATCATGGAACTGATCAACAACGTCGCCAAGGCGCACGGTGGTTACTCGGTGTTCGCAGGCGTGGGTGAGCGTACCCGCGAAGGCAACGACCTCTACCACGAAATGATCGAGTCCGGCGTTAACAAGCACGGCGGTGGCGAAGGCTCCAAGGCAGCCCTCGTATACGGCCAGATGAACGAGCCGCCGGGTGCACGCGCCCGCGTGGCACTGACCGGTCTGACGATCGCAGAAGACTTCCGCGACAAGGGCCAGGACGTTCTGTTCTTCGTCGACAACATCTTCCGCTTCACCCAGGCGGGTTCGGAAGTGTCGGCACTTCTCGGCCGTATTCCTTCGGCCGTGGGCTATCAGCCGACGCTCGCAACCGACATGGGCCAGATGCAGGAACGCATCACCACGACCACCAAGGGCTCGATCACCTCGGTTCAGGCGATCTACGTTCCCGCCGACGACTTGACCGACCCGGCACCGGCAACCTCGTTCGCCCACCTGGACGCAACGACGGTTCTGTCGCGTTCGATCGCTGAAAAGGGTATCTACCCGGCCGTTGACCCGCTCGACTCGACCTCGCGCATGCTCGACCCGATGATCGTCGGCGAAGAGCACTACGAAGTGTCGCGCAAGGTGCAGACGACCCTGCAGCGCTACAAGTCGCTCCAGGACATCATCGCCATCCTCGGCATGGACGAACTCTCCGAAGACGACAAGCTGGCCGTGGCCCGCGCCCGCAAGATCGAGCGCTTCCTGTCCCAGCCGTTCTTCGTCGCCGAAGTGTTCACCGGTTCCCCGGGCAAGCTGGTTGCTCTCGAAGACACGATCAAGGGCTTCAAGGGCCTCGTGAACGGCGAGTACGACCACCTGCCGGAAGCTGCCTTCTACATGGTCGGCTCCATCGAGGAAGCCGTCGAGAAGGCAAAGAAGCTGGCTGCCGAAGCCGCTTGA